A region of Rhizobium grahamii DNA encodes the following proteins:
- a CDS encoding adenylate/guanylate cyclase domain-containing protein, with translation MNCAACGFVIQSGFAFCPKCGAKQPISCAACGQQCAPDFLFCPRCGKPLGDSSAVRPEPAAPEIVPATRGPDDAAADRRPLTVLFADLCGFTTLSEKFDPELMRSLQNELFDELSRCVVAYGGFVDKFVGDALLALFGAPTAHEDDPHRALCAAMDMERGVAELGARRHEFAGIPLQLHIGINTGPVVTGSFGTGGARSYSVTGDTVNTAQRLQSLAAPGEILVGPVTHRLTRHAFGFENLGTQELRGKSGIVAVHRLIGALETPHAARGLESLGLRAETIGRDAELARMTGCLELACAGSAQLVQLVGEAGIGKSRLVRDFLTRIEKDDAFTDVVVRCAVCSPLGDQSYGTLASVLRSAYGIANRESAAKTVELLTAGLRGLGFPEENVAELSPLLFCVFGFGDPGDALRHLEPEQLRRQIFYATRTIIERRLAISPLVLVVEDMHWADAASIDALRFVLDRLERARLMMLTTARSSEEGEGLASNRTNRTILRLVPLSLADGERLLSQFFGAELPPDIRTGILTRSGGNPLFIEEIVRSLIDTGMVASRDGVWAFSAGDGGAEIPMSLQAMLLARIDRLPSDMRRLLQEAAVVGPRFEAVLLQAVASDRANVEAGLDALCAAEILVEEVRGPSGGTYAFTQTLLHDVVYHNLLLQRRKELHGRIGVAMERLLPASLPRLEDVALLGHHFCQADEVAKGAHYLTEAGDLAGKAYANDDAMRLYLEAFAAIGDRTAMLRQKLTLCERLADLCIAAGDRSAALGYCEEALAAYRASNDRSAAARMLRKLGRLNVNAGRRDLADAFFVEASTCLEGMPASIELAHLLQERGHLAFRQGDHQAAARWADEALACLADVNLTNAEAAQARAEALNTKGVALARLGYHRQAVGEVEASLQVAEQAQLLRAACRAYSNLGVLYAIVDPASAIKVCRRGLDVAIGIADLGFQARLHANLAVACCTFTDRCASEGLPAAERAIEIDRALDQRDHLAVPLIVLGQIHQCHGELRSARRCYQEALQLAVEIGEPQLLFPCYDGLATLDLETDDMASAEHNFALAKDVCARHGLDPDALVVLPFLD, from the coding sequence ATGAACTGTGCGGCCTGCGGTTTTGTGATCCAGAGCGGCTTTGCGTTTTGTCCCAAATGCGGCGCAAAGCAACCGATCTCTTGTGCCGCCTGCGGCCAGCAATGCGCTCCCGACTTTCTGTTTTGCCCCCGCTGCGGAAAGCCACTCGGCGACAGTTCCGCCGTACGCCCGGAACCGGCTGCCCCGGAGATCGTACCCGCGACGCGTGGTCCGGATGACGCTGCCGCTGACCGGCGGCCGCTGACAGTGTTGTTCGCGGACCTCTGCGGTTTCACGACGCTGAGCGAGAAGTTCGATCCGGAACTGATGCGCAGTCTGCAGAACGAGCTTTTCGATGAGCTCAGCCGTTGTGTCGTTGCCTATGGCGGCTTCGTCGACAAGTTCGTCGGCGATGCGCTCCTGGCACTTTTCGGTGCTCCGACGGCCCATGAGGACGATCCGCACCGGGCTCTCTGCGCGGCAATGGACATGGAAAGAGGCGTCGCCGAGCTCGGAGCCCGCAGACACGAGTTCGCCGGAATTCCCCTTCAGCTTCATATCGGCATCAATACCGGTCCTGTGGTGACCGGTAGCTTCGGGACAGGCGGTGCGCGCTCCTATTCAGTGACAGGCGATACGGTCAATACAGCCCAGCGCCTGCAATCCCTGGCCGCGCCGGGCGAAATTCTCGTCGGTCCGGTAACGCACCGGCTCACCCGCCATGCCTTCGGGTTCGAAAACCTCGGGACACAGGAGTTGCGCGGAAAGAGTGGTATCGTCGCCGTGCACCGCCTCATCGGTGCGCTGGAAACGCCGCACGCGGCGCGCGGTCTGGAAAGCCTCGGCCTGCGGGCCGAAACGATCGGTCGCGATGCCGAACTGGCACGGATGACCGGCTGCCTCGAGCTTGCCTGCGCCGGCAGCGCGCAGCTGGTGCAGCTCGTCGGCGAGGCGGGGATCGGGAAGTCGCGGCTCGTTCGCGATTTCCTGACCAGGATCGAGAAGGACGATGCATTCACCGACGTCGTGGTGCGTTGCGCGGTCTGCTCTCCGCTCGGCGATCAATCCTACGGCACGCTGGCCTCGGTGCTGCGCAGTGCCTACGGGATTGCAAATCGCGAGAGTGCGGCCAAGACCGTCGAGCTTCTGACCGCTGGTCTGAGAGGACTGGGATTTCCCGAGGAGAACGTCGCGGAGCTTTCGCCGCTTCTGTTCTGCGTATTCGGTTTCGGTGATCCTGGCGATGCGCTTCGCCATCTCGAGCCAGAGCAACTGCGGCGGCAGATTTTCTATGCGACGCGCACAATCATCGAGCGCCGCCTGGCGATCAGTCCGCTCGTCCTCGTCGTGGAGGACATGCACTGGGCCGACGCCGCCTCGATCGATGCCCTTCGGTTCGTGCTGGATCGGCTGGAGAGGGCGCGGTTGATGATGCTGACCACCGCACGGTCCTCGGAGGAGGGCGAGGGGCTCGCATCGAACCGAACCAACCGCACGATTCTGAGGCTGGTGCCGCTGTCGCTTGCCGATGGAGAACGGCTGCTATCGCAGTTCTTCGGAGCTGAGCTTCCCCCGGATATCCGCACGGGAATTCTCACGCGGTCGGGTGGTAATCCGCTGTTCATCGAGGAAATCGTCCGCAGTCTCATCGATACCGGGATGGTGGCTTCTCGTGACGGTGTCTGGGCTTTCTCCGCCGGAGATGGCGGGGCGGAGATCCCGATGAGCCTGCAGGCGATGCTGCTTGCGCGCATCGATCGGTTGCCCTCCGACATGAGGCGGTTGTTGCAGGAAGCCGCTGTGGTGGGGCCGCGTTTTGAAGCCGTTCTGTTGCAGGCGGTGGCGTCGGATCGGGCAAATGTCGAAGCTGGCCTCGATGCGCTTTGCGCGGCGGAAATTCTGGTCGAGGAGGTGAGAGGGCCGTCGGGCGGAACCTATGCTTTCACGCAAACCCTGCTGCACGATGTCGTCTATCACAATCTGCTGCTGCAGCGACGCAAGGAACTGCATGGCCGGATCGGGGTCGCGATGGAACGGCTGCTGCCGGCCAGCTTGCCTCGGCTCGAGGATGTCGCGTTGCTGGGACACCACTTCTGTCAAGCCGATGAGGTTGCCAAGGGTGCCCACTATCTGACCGAAGCAGGTGACCTGGCCGGAAAGGCCTATGCCAATGACGACGCGATGCGGCTCTATCTCGAAGCCTTCGCCGCGATCGGCGACCGAACCGCTATGCTGCGACAGAAGCTGACGCTCTGCGAGCGCTTGGCGGATCTCTGCATTGCCGCCGGTGACCGCAGCGCTGCACTCGGCTATTGCGAGGAAGCGCTTGCGGCGTATCGAGCCAGTAACGACCGGTCAGCGGCGGCGCGGATGCTGCGAAAGCTCGGCCGCCTCAATGTGAATGCCGGCAGGCGAGACCTCGCGGATGCCTTCTTCGTGGAAGCCAGCACCTGCCTGGAAGGTATGCCCGCATCCATCGAACTGGCCCATCTGCTACAGGAACGCGGGCATCTCGCCTTCAGGCAGGGGGATCATCAGGCGGCGGCGCGCTGGGCCGATGAAGCGCTGGCGTGCCTCGCGGACGTGAACCTCACCAATGCGGAAGCGGCGCAGGCGAGAGCAGAAGCGCTGAACACCAAGGGCGTTGCCCTTGCGCGCCTGGGTTATCATCGGCAAGCCGTGGGGGAAGTCGAGGCCAGTCTTCAGGTGGCCGAGCAGGCACAACTGCTTCGTGCGGCATGCAGGGCCTACTCCAATCTCGGCGTGCTCTACGCCATCGTCGATCCCGCCAGCGCCATCAAGGTTTGCCGGCGCGGGCTCGATGTCGCGATCGGGATCGCGGACCTTGGTTTCCAGGCAAGGCTTCACGCCAACCTTGCGGTCGCATGCTGCACTTTCACCGATCGATGCGCGAGCGAAGGGTTGCCGGCAGCGGAGCGCGCGATCGAGATCGATCGGGCGCTCGACCAACGCGAC
- a CDS encoding putative bifunctional diguanylate cyclase/phosphodiesterase, whose amino-acid sequence MLRLITCIGIEHSALHLLFATVICISGSLLTVRLFSRVRRTQALQRINWLFLSGFVGGSTIWTTHFIAMLGYQSPVLFGYEAELTLLSLFIGITSAIAGFAIASLGRDKSVFIEAGGAIVGLGVAAMHYVGISGYKVAGEIQWNQAYVICSLLTGGFFGALATNRVVRPSRRLSKCGAAIPLLLAIVSTHFLGMAGMTIVPDVGVSVPPEILSVGIMTGLVGAVMIVILLLGASTYIIDMQSTVAAVARYRHLSLHDPLTNLANRAALNEHLPALTKSLNDLTSSIAVLCFDLDRFKEINDVHGHAAGDAVLRAIGERLASVTGPERFAARVGGDEFVVVMRDHIARPEARNLAQRLLEEIERPVEWNGQSLCVGSSIGISSFPDRARTIDDLLSQADVAMYRAKSTIGGSICFYDPSMDEAARARNALAIEMRDGLKRGEFLLFYQQQNDTVSREVVGLEVLLRWQHPTRGYVPPTEFIPIAEKTGFIMELGEWVMRTACAEAATWQNPLRIAVNVAAQQLADSRLPQIVHQILMDTGLAPARLEIEITESGIVADHVHALNAIRRLKGLGVRIAMDDYGTGYSSLSTLQSFPFDKIKIDRAFVEGVTNNKQSAAIVRSTLILAQSLDIPVLAEGVEREEHVDFLRREGCPQVQGFLFSRPVPRHEIEELVGRPASKSAANEQAAPSIDGSRGAAA is encoded by the coding sequence ATGCTCCGCCTTATTACCTGCATCGGCATCGAACACAGCGCGCTGCACCTCCTCTTTGCTACCGTCATCTGCATTTCCGGCTCGCTGTTGACCGTGCGGCTGTTTTCCAGGGTACGGCGAACGCAGGCGCTGCAGCGGATCAACTGGCTGTTCTTGTCTGGATTCGTCGGCGGTTCGACGATCTGGACGACGCACTTCATCGCCATGCTCGGCTATCAGAGCCCGGTTCTGTTCGGCTACGAGGCGGAGCTGACGCTTCTGTCGTTGTTCATCGGCATCACCTCGGCGATTGCCGGCTTTGCCATCGCGTCGCTCGGGCGGGACAAGAGCGTCTTTATCGAAGCTGGCGGTGCAATCGTCGGTCTTGGCGTTGCGGCGATGCATTATGTCGGCATTTCCGGCTACAAGGTTGCCGGTGAGATCCAGTGGAATCAAGCCTATGTGATCTGCTCGCTGTTGACCGGTGGCTTCTTCGGTGCTCTGGCGACCAACCGGGTCGTGCGGCCGAGCCGGCGCTTGAGCAAATGCGGTGCGGCCATTCCGTTGCTGCTCGCGATCGTTTCCACGCATTTCCTCGGCATGGCCGGGATGACGATCGTTCCCGATGTGGGTGTTTCCGTGCCGCCGGAAATCCTGTCGGTCGGCATCATGACGGGTCTCGTGGGGGCGGTGATGATCGTGATCCTGCTTCTCGGCGCCTCGACCTATATCATCGACATGCAATCGACAGTCGCGGCCGTTGCCCGCTATCGCCATCTTTCCCTGCATGATCCGTTGACGAACCTCGCGAACCGGGCCGCTTTGAACGAGCACCTTCCAGCGCTGACAAAGAGCCTCAACGACCTGACCAGCAGCATCGCGGTTCTCTGCTTCGATCTCGATCGCTTCAAGGAGATCAACGACGTGCACGGCCACGCGGCGGGCGATGCCGTGCTGCGGGCGATCGGCGAACGATTGGCGTCGGTGACCGGGCCAGAGCGGTTTGCGGCGCGTGTCGGCGGCGACGAGTTCGTCGTCGTCATGCGCGACCACATCGCACGCCCGGAGGCGCGCAATCTCGCGCAGCGTCTGCTGGAAGAGATCGAGCGCCCCGTCGAGTGGAACGGGCAATCTCTCTGCGTCGGTTCCAGTATCGGCATTTCGAGCTTTCCCGACCGGGCGCGCACGATCGACGATCTGCTGTCACAGGCCGATGTCGCCATGTACCGCGCCAAGTCGACGATCGGCGGCAGCATTTGCTTCTACGATCCCTCGATGGACGAGGCGGCTCGCGCCCGCAACGCGCTCGCCATCGAGATGCGCGATGGTCTCAAGCGCGGCGAATTCCTGCTTTTCTACCAGCAGCAGAACGATACGGTGAGCCGGGAGGTCGTCGGTCTGGAAGTTCTTCTGCGCTGGCAGCATCCGACACGCGGATATGTACCGCCGACCGAATTCATTCCGATTGCTGAAAAGACCGGCTTCATCATGGAGCTGGGCGAGTGGGTGATGCGGACGGCCTGCGCGGAGGCTGCCACCTGGCAAAACCCGTTGCGCATCGCTGTCAACGTTGCGGCTCAGCAGCTTGCCGACAGCCGCCTGCCGCAGATCGTCCATCAGATCCTGATGGACACCGGCCTTGCGCCTGCCCGCCTTGAAATCGAGATCACCGAATCCGGCATCGTTGCCGATCACGTGCATGCCTTGAACGCGATACGTCGCCTCAAGGGACTGGGCGTGCGGATAGCGATGGACGATTACGGAACGGGCTATTCCTCACTCTCGACGTTGCAGAGCTTCCCGTTCGACAAGATCAAGATCGACCGTGCCTTCGTCGAGGGTGTTACCAACAACAAGCAGTCGGCGGCGATCGTTCGATCGACGCTTATTCTGGCGCAGAGCCTCGACATTCCGGTTCTCGCCGAAGGCGTGGAGCGGGAGGAGCACGTCGATTTTCTGCGGCGGGAAGGATGCCCGCAAGTGCAGGGCTTCCTGTTCAGCAGGCCGGTTCCGCGTCATGAGATCGAAGAACTTGTCGGCAGACCGGCTTCAAAATCCGCTGCGAACGAGCAAGCGGCGCCCAGCATTGACGGTTCGCGCGGCGCGGCGGCGTGA
- a CDS encoding 50S ribosomal protein L25/general stress protein Ctc — MSHASYELKAEARERVGKGSARELRRNGLIPAVIYGDKQAPISISLSTNEVTKRIHAGGFMTTIATIDVDGKKYKVLPKDYQLDPVRDFTMHVDFLRVSGNTQVTVEIPVHFINEEKSQGLKVGGVLNIVRHEIEVHCPADAIPEFFNIDLSGKKIGDSIHISEVTLPKGVSTVIDRDFTIATIVAPAGGVDESAEEAEA, encoded by the coding sequence ATGAGCCACGCAAGCTACGAGCTCAAGGCCGAGGCGCGCGAACGGGTTGGTAAGGGGTCCGCCCGTGAACTTCGCCGCAATGGTCTTATCCCCGCTGTCATCTATGGTGACAAGCAGGCCCCCATTTCTATCTCGCTGAGCACCAATGAGGTGACGAAGCGCATTCATGCCGGTGGTTTCATGACCACGATCGCGACGATCGACGTCGACGGCAAGAAGTACAAGGTTCTGCCGAAGGACTACCAGCTGGATCCCGTCCGTGATTTCACGATGCACGTGGACTTCCTGCGCGTATCCGGCAACACCCAGGTTACCGTTGAGATCCCGGTTCACTTCATCAACGAAGAGAAGTCTCAGGGCCTCAAGGTCGGCGGCGTTCTGAACATCGTTCGTCACGAAATCGAAGTTCATTGCCCGGCAGACGCTATCCCGGAATTCTTCAACATTGACCTCAGCGGCAAGAAGATCGGCGACAGCATCCATATTTCGGAAGTCACTCTGCCGAAGGGCGTTTCGACGGTTATCGACCGCGACTTCACGATCGCAACGATCGTTGCTCCGGCTGGCGGCGTTGACGAAAGCGCCGAAGAAGCCGAAGCCTGA
- a CDS encoding substrate-binding periplasmic protein, with translation MFKRLMLLALLCLPSFVAAQAATVTLLTEEYSPFSYREGKVLKGASIEQVDKIMTAVGVDYSIEMVPWTRAYSQAQTTPMSCVFTTAHSPQRDQIFKWIEPLLVDRNILVAKVGSSVSATDLDDAKKYTVGTHRGDYTETLLKEKGFTRIDLASDFNGTLRKLLNGRVDLMPISEPYFEKIKAEQPLRRVALLASQAMGIACEKSFPEDLRAKMQDALSKLIADGTQKEIFARYGLHTAE, from the coding sequence ATGTTCAAACGCTTGATGCTACTCGCGCTGCTTTGCCTTCCTTCGTTTGTCGCCGCACAGGCCGCGACCGTCACACTTCTAACCGAGGAATACTCGCCCTTCAGCTACCGCGAGGGCAAGGTGCTGAAAGGCGCCTCCATAGAGCAGGTCGACAAGATCATGACTGCTGTCGGCGTCGATTACTCGATCGAGATGGTGCCCTGGACACGCGCCTACAGCCAGGCTCAGACGACACCGATGAGCTGCGTTTTCACGACGGCCCACAGCCCGCAGCGCGATCAGATCTTCAAGTGGATCGAACCGCTTCTGGTCGACCGCAACATCCTCGTCGCCAAGGTAGGATCGAGCGTCTCCGCAACCGATCTTGATGATGCCAAGAAGTACACGGTTGGCACCCATCGCGGCGACTACACCGAGACGCTTCTGAAGGAAAAAGGCTTCACCCGGATCGATCTCGCCAGCGACTTCAACGGCACCCTGCGTAAGCTGCTCAACGGTCGCGTGGATCTCATGCCAATTTCGGAGCCCTATTTCGAAAAGATAAAGGCGGAGCAGCCGCTGCGGCGCGTGGCGCTGCTCGCATCGCAGGCAATGGGCATCGCCTGCGAAAAGAGCTTTCCCGAAGACCTGCGGGCGAAAATGCAGGATGCCTTGAGCAAGCTCATTGCCGATGGCACGCAGAAAGAGATTTTCGCTCGGTACGGCCTACATACGGCCGAGTAA
- a CDS encoding GNAT family N-acetyltransferase — MAGSAFSIRAAAAGDLESLLELYGHLNSSDPALSPAKAEERYAAMLAQPGMTVFIGFLGAVPTSTVTLIVVPNLTRNGAPYALIENVVTHGDHRKRGHAGALIRHAVNAAWETGCYKVMLLTGSKDPATLRFYENCGFTQDKTGYQIRR; from the coding sequence GTGGCCGGCTCGGCGTTTTCGATCCGCGCGGCTGCGGCGGGCGATCTTGAAAGTCTGCTCGAGCTTTACGGCCACTTGAATTCCAGCGATCCCGCGCTCAGCCCTGCCAAAGCGGAAGAACGCTACGCCGCGATGCTCGCCCAGCCCGGAATGACGGTTTTTATCGGCTTTCTCGGCGCTGTGCCGACCAGCACGGTTACACTGATCGTCGTGCCGAACCTGACGCGAAACGGCGCGCCCTACGCATTGATAGAGAATGTCGTCACCCATGGTGATCACAGGAAACGTGGCCATGCGGGCGCGCTCATCCGCCATGCCGTCAACGCGGCCTGGGAAACGGGCTGCTATAAGGTCATGCTTCTTACCGGTTCGAAGGATCCTGCGACGCTGCGCTTCTACGAGAACTGCGGCTTTACCCAGGACAAGACCGGATACCAGATCCGGCGCTGA
- the clpS gene encoding ATP-dependent Clp protease adapter ClpS yields the protein MSDNDIAQKPKTKSKPKLDRPKLYKVILFNDDYTPREFVVMILKAVFRMGEEAGYRVMMTAHKLGSSVVVVCTKDIAETKVKEAMDYAKEADFPLMLTAEPEE from the coding sequence ATGAGTGATAACGATATTGCTCAGAAGCCGAAGACCAAGTCGAAACCGAAGCTGGATCGGCCGAAGCTCTACAAGGTCATCCTTTTCAACGACGACTACACGCCGCGTGAATTCGTGGTGATGATCCTGAAGGCGGTCTTCCGGATGGGCGAGGAAGCCGGCTACCGCGTCATGATGACCGCGCACAAGCTGGGATCGAGCGTTGTTGTTGTTTGCACGAAGGATATCGCCGAGACGAAGGTCAAGGAGGCGATGGATTACGCCAAGGAGGCCGACTTCCCTCTGATGTTGACGGCAGAGCCGGAAGAATAG
- the ychF gene encoding redox-regulated ATPase YchF codes for MGFKCGIVGLPNVGKSTLFNALTKTAAAQAANYPFCTIEPNTGEVAVPDPRMQKLAAIAGSKEIIPTRISFVDIAGLVRGASKGEGLGNKFLANIREVDAVVHVLRCFEDDDITHVEGRINPVGDADTIETELMLADLESLERRVEQTRKRAASKDKESLAQLPVMEAVIKLLNEGKPARLLLKTLAPEEIEILKSLNLLTSHPVLYVCNVAEGDASTGNEHTKAVAEMAEKQGAECVIISAAIESEVAQLPEEEATEFLSALGLEEAGLDRLIRAGYHLLDLITYFTVGPKETRAWTIVRGTKAPQAAGVIHTDFERGFIRAFTIGYDDYINFKGEVGAKEAGKGRDEGKEYVVQDGDVIHFRFNT; via the coding sequence ATGGGCTTCAAATGCGGTATCGTCGGTCTGCCGAATGTCGGCAAGTCGACACTCTTCAACGCGCTGACCAAGACGGCGGCGGCGCAGGCGGCAAACTATCCTTTCTGCACGATCGAGCCGAACACCGGCGAAGTCGCGGTTCCGGATCCACGCATGCAGAAGCTGGCTGCTATCGCCGGCTCCAAGGAAATCATTCCGACCCGCATCTCCTTCGTCGACATCGCCGGCCTGGTCCGCGGCGCGTCCAAGGGTGAAGGCCTCGGCAACAAGTTCCTCGCCAACATCCGCGAAGTCGATGCGGTCGTGCATGTACTGCGCTGCTTCGAGGATGACGACATCACCCACGTCGAGGGCCGCATCAATCCTGTTGGCGATGCCGACACCATCGAGACCGAGCTGATGCTCGCCGACCTCGAAAGCCTGGAACGCCGCGTCGAACAGACCCGCAAGCGCGCCGCCTCCAAGGACAAGGAATCGCTGGCTCAGCTGCCGGTCATGGAAGCGGTCATCAAGCTGCTGAACGAAGGCAAGCCCGCCCGTCTTCTCCTGAAGACGCTGGCACCTGAGGAGATCGAGATCCTCAAGAGCCTCAACCTGCTGACGTCGCATCCCGTCCTCTACGTCTGCAACGTCGCCGAGGGCGACGCTTCCACCGGCAACGAGCACACCAAGGCCGTCGCGGAGATGGCGGAGAAGCAGGGCGCCGAGTGCGTCATCATCTCGGCTGCGATCGAATCCGAAGTGGCACAGCTGCCGGAAGAGGAAGCCACCGAGTTCCTCTCCGCGCTTGGCCTGGAAGAAGCCGGTCTCGACCGTCTGATCCGCGCCGGCTACCACCTGCTCGACCTGATCACCTATTTCACCGTCGGCCCCAAGGAAACCCGCGCCTGGACCATCGTGCGCGGCACCAAGGCCCCGCAGGCCGCTGGCGTCATCCACACCGATTTCGAACGCGGCTTCATCCGCGCCTTCACCATCGGCTACGACGACTACATCAACTTCAAGGGTGAAGTCGGCGCCAAGGAAGCTGGCAAGGGCCGCGACGAAGGCAAGGAATACGTCGTCCAGGACGGCGACGTCATCCACTTCCGCTTCAACACCTGA
- a CDS encoding MaoC family dehydratase, giving the protein MSDPKLAFEDFQPGRRFALGPKTVTATEIVEFAEEFDPQPMHVDETAGRASILGGLAASGWHTSALFMRMMAESFLLRSNSQGAPGVDFMEWRKPVLAGDTISGYSTVLEARPLRSRSGIGMVKFRHEVENQKGELVCVAENSIMFVLREPQEKPA; this is encoded by the coding sequence TTGTCCGATCCCAAACTTGCCTTCGAGGATTTTCAGCCCGGCCGACGTTTCGCGCTGGGGCCGAAGACGGTAACCGCGACCGAGATCGTGGAGTTTGCCGAAGAATTCGATCCGCAGCCGATGCATGTCGACGAGACCGCCGGCCGCGCAAGCATCCTCGGCGGCCTTGCCGCCTCCGGCTGGCACACCTCCGCTCTTTTCATGCGGATGATGGCGGAGAGCTTCCTCCTTCGCTCCAACTCGCAAGGCGCTCCCGGCGTCGACTTCATGGAATGGCGCAAGCCTGTTCTGGCCGGCGATACCATCTCCGGATACTCGACGGTGCTGGAGGCACGCCCGCTCCGCTCGCGATCGGGTATCGGCATGGTGAAATTCCGCCATGAGGTCGAGAACCAGAAGGGCGAGCTTGTCTGCGTGGCGGAGAATTCGATCATGTTCGTCCTGCGCGAGCCACAGGAGAAGCCGGCATGA
- a CDS encoding MaoC family dehydratase, with product MIMAERYAVGEKVEIGSYLFTPERIVHFAERFDPQPFHLDEDAARQSLFGGLCASGWHTCAAWMHTFVAYWERECLRLFSEGIEPPKLGPSPGFRTLQWIRPVFAGEEVTYTVTFLSSRALASRPGRRLNSILCEGTIADGTVVVRFESTVIEFE from the coding sequence ATGATCATGGCGGAACGCTACGCCGTCGGCGAGAAGGTCGAAATCGGCAGCTATCTCTTCACACCGGAACGGATCGTTCATTTCGCCGAGCGTTTCGACCCGCAACCGTTCCATCTCGATGAGGACGCGGCGAGGCAATCGCTTTTCGGCGGGCTTTGTGCTTCGGGCTGGCATACCTGCGCGGCCTGGATGCACACCTTTGTTGCCTATTGGGAACGGGAATGCCTGCGGCTCTTCTCGGAAGGCATCGAGCCGCCGAAGCTCGGCCCCTCACCCGGTTTCCGCACGCTTCAATGGATACGGCCGGTGTTTGCCGGTGAGGAAGTCACTTACACCGTGACGTTTCTATCCAGCCGCGCCCTTGCATCGCGTCCGGGACGAAGGCTGAACAGCATTCTCTGCGAGGGCACGATCGCGGACGGCACGGTGGTCGTCCGCTTCGAAAGCACGGTCATCGAGTTCGAGTAA
- a CDS encoding adenine phosphoribosyltransferase: MNDKTSELAASIRSIPDYPKPGIIFRDITTLLGNARAFRRAIDELVQPYAGMKIDKIAGMEARGFILGGAVAHQLSAGFVPIRKKGKLPHDTVRIAYSLEYGVDEMEMHRDAVQPGEKVILVDDLIATGGTAVGATQLLRQIGAEVVSACFVIDLPDLGGRKKLEELGVDVRTLVEFSGH, translated from the coding sequence ATGAACGACAAGACCTCGGAGCTTGCAGCCAGCATTCGCTCCATTCCGGACTATCCCAAGCCCGGCATCATCTTTCGCGACATCACGACGCTTCTCGGCAATGCGCGCGCATTTCGTCGCGCCATCGATGAGCTCGTCCAGCCGTATGCCGGCATGAAAATCGACAAGATTGCCGGAATGGAAGCCCGTGGCTTCATTCTTGGCGGTGCCGTGGCGCACCAGCTTTCGGCAGGTTTCGTGCCGATCCGCAAGAAGGGCAAGCTCCCACACGACACAGTGCGGATTGCCTACAGCCTGGAATACGGTGTCGACGAGATGGAAATGCACCGCGATGCGGTGCAGCCGGGCGAGAAAGTCATCCTCGTCGACGACCTGATTGCCACCGGCGGGACGGCGGTCGGCGCGACGCAGCTTCTCCGTCAGATCGGCGCCGAGGTCGTGTCTGCTTGCTTTGTTATCGATCTGCCGGATCTCGGCGGCCGCAAGAAGCTCGAGGAACTTGGCGTCGACGTGCGCACACTGGTCGAGTTTTCCGGCCACTAA